AGATTTCCGGCAGATATGACACTTGATTCATAACTCTCAACATTCGGGGAAAGCGAAAAGTTGCGTCAACGTAGCTGGTATCGAAAGCGTCATCATTTTTATTTTTCATACTTCCCAATCGTTTTGTTTATCAAAAAATTAGAATATTTGAATTAGCATGTCGCTATATCGATTATATTTTAAGCGAAGTTCCGATTGATAATAGTCAAACGGAGTTTAATTGTTTGAATGGATTAATTGTCGACTTCGATTACCCTACTCGATAGGTTCGCAAATGGGTTTGTCGAGGGATGGACATGAAAGATTCTAAAGTAATTCGTAGCTTTTCTCGGGATAGTGAAATCGGGATGGAAGTTTCTCGCCTGAAGGAGACGCCGGAATATGAATTTTTTTGTCCGAAGCACGAGCAAATCGTCCAGAGTTATCCTGGGCGATGTCCTATTTGTAGCCTAATTTTAATTAGGCGGGAAAAATCCGAAAAGTTCGATTCCGCTTCCTTCGGATTCCCGAAGCATCTTGGCAAAAGCGAAGTATTGCAAGTCCCCTTAATCCCACTTTCGTGAAGAAAGTTTTGCAACCGAGGTCAAAGAAAGAGGATAGATTAGGGTATAGAAGTATAAGTATATTATTATATATATTTTTGCTTATTATCTTCTCGTTAGGATGCGGCAATTTTATGAAAGACCGATACGGAGGCGAAAAATAGAAGATTCGATTTTACTTGGAAGAGCAAATATCGCGGAATAATGCCCCGGGCATTCAATGTGCTGCCGTTAAGGCGAATTCGGAAATTTTTTATAGCTTTCGAAAATTTCTTGAATTTGTGGAATTCGATCCTCCATACTCTGAGATTCCATACGATTCGGTTGGAGTTCACAATTTATAGTATCGATAAACGGATCGGTTAACTTGCTTGGCGCCTACTACGGGATATCTTTCCACACAATTTTCGAGAAAAAAAATTTCCGGTATAGGCGGATCGGCTCTCTCAATTCCAGTAACCTTCTTATGGAAAGGAAGAAAATCAGCGATTTCTCGGGTAATAGGTTGGAAGTGAAACCGTAAGGAAATGATTTTATGATTAAAGATAGTTCGCGTATTTCATGCTTCTTAATTGCTGCAATCGTTTTGCTTTGCCTGTCCTGCATCGGACAAGATATACAGGAAGAATTCTATAAGGTCAGAGGAGATAAAATCAAAAGAGACGATGCGAAACAACTTTTGATCGGCGATATTGCCGCTTTGCAGCAAAGATGTCCTCAGTTCGGCAGCTCCGGATATAATTGGACTTCGAGTTATTCGCTGATGTTTGCAAGCACTCCCTGCGGAGGTCCAAGTTCCTCGTCAGGTTCTTCGTCGGGATCATCTAAGCCGACATCTGCCCAACAGAGGCAGGCCGACTCCTTAACGGGCTGTGCAAATTACGATTATCTGGATAGATCTTCCGTCAATACCTGTAGGCTCCTGATTCAAAATGATCCCTGCGGAACTCCCAGTTGCAATAGTTGCAATGAGCCTAGTTTCACTTCGAATTATAGATTCTCGACTTTCGCTTTATGTTCCGGGGCTTTGCGGGCCGATTTTTCCTTTCCGTTTTTCTTATAAACCCTAAGAACAAGCTGCCCGATTTTATCGCATATTATTTAAGGAAATAAGCAAAATACTCAACAAAAATGTGGATAATTCCATATAATGAAAAAATGGAACAGAAAACTTTGAAAATCTTACTTACGATTTATATAATCTACTCGTTGGTCAAATTCTATGAATTCTTCTTTCGGAAAGAGGAAGTAAAGATGAAAGGACTGGAACTGGTGTATGAAAAAGGAGGAGGAAAGATTATCCGCATATTCGATTCCGTGATATTGATTCTGATGATTGTTTTTATGCTTTTACTATTACTTTCGGGCGTGGAATATTTAAGTTTCACTACTGGGCTTTTAGTCGGTATGACGATCATCCAAGTTTTTTTTCACCGATTCGACAACCCTCTTCCTCCGGAGAAGTCGCCGAAACCGCCTCTTACCGCTCTTAAATTGATGTCTTATTCGATTCAGGCGAATCCGGGTAAAGCTTGGCGTGAATTGATTTTAATGACGGTAATTTTTCTGTGGTCCCTTTACATGCTTGCAACCAAGGGATTCGGTCTTTTTTAATAATTTCGATAATATGAGAATCGCGGTTTTGCGCATCGAATCTCGGGGCCACAGTCGTTCGAGTGTGTCTATCGTGAAAACAGATCGTTAGCTGTGAAAAAATGAGGAGCGATTGGAAGAGTGAAATCGGATTATTGAATCTATATGATCCGCTTCACTCGTTATCGTGCGAATTTTTAACCTAGAGAAAAGATAAAGATAATTTTATTCGTTGGACTATGCCAAAACATTGTTGGAAGTATTCCGTCGTTAAATCAAGCGGAGAGATTTCGGACTTTTCCGAAGTTCGTGTTTAGAACGTACTGGTTCGGATTATTATTAGAGTCAAATTATTAGTTTGCTTTTTAACAAGTTAAGATTAATTTATGCCCTCGGATAAACGAATGAATTCCCAACGACCGGAGTCATATGAAGAAAATATCAGTTCTTATAATAGTATCATGCATCACATTCTCAACCTGCGATTGCGGAAAAGGGAAAATAGAGAGTCCCAATGGCGTGATTAACTTTCTTTCCGGCACCGTGAATATACAGAGAGGTGAGCAGATTATGAAACCTGTCGTCTCTCAAGAAATTAAGGCCGGAGATATACTGATTACGGGAGATAGATCGGTTGTGATGATCGTTTTCGGAGAAAATTCATCCGTGCTGGAAATTCAGTCGAACTCTCGATTCAATTTTAGCGATATCAAGAGCGAGAAAGTTTTCTTTCAGGAAAAGGGAAGTTCCTGGATTTCGACAAATAAACTTTTGAAAGGAGAAGCAGTGACATTGCAAACGCCTACCGTAACTGCAGGCGTGAGAGGAACTAAATTTTATACGGGCATCCATGACGATATGACGTTTATCTGTCATTGTGAAGGGAAGGTCGAGTCGGAAAATAGACTGAGTCATTTTAAGAAAGTCAATGACGGCGACTACCTATCGGTGACAAAGGGCGATAAGACGATTTATTTAACCCCGAAAGATTTACAAAAATCAAACATACCGTACGATCATGATCATAGCGAGTTGGAGAATTCGCCGCTGGGTAATCGGAATACGATGAGTCCTGAGGACGTGAAGAAAGTGGTCGAACTGGTTAAGAAAAAACTGGCGTCGAATTAATTTTAAGAATGGAGTTCCTGATCTTGAAATAGCAAAGGTTCCGCAACATAGACGGATTTCAGCCGATTCAGACAAGAATCTACGAGGGCGGATTTCAAATCTCGGCATCGGCATGTGACGCTGAATACTTTCAGTAACTGTAAATCGCATCTATCCTATATTTTAAAATATAGTCATACGAGTTTTGGTCGTCTTTTCTCTTTGAGCGCGGTCATTGCCTCCAGTAAATTGGAAACGACTATAGGATCTTCCAGGCTTTTTTTCGTAAACGTTAGATTTTCCTCGAAGCGACTTAATACGGCTTTATTCATGGCCTGTTTAGTTCTTCGATATGCGCTCGGAGCAATTCCCATAACTTCTTCCAATTTTTTTATAACGATTTTCCTCAGGTCGATACGAGTACTTGCAACTTCGTTAATTAGATTTGTTTCCTTAGCTTCCGTAGCCTTATATAATTTTCCTAAAAGGCACATTTCGTTTAAGCAACGAGGATCGACCGTTTCCCGAAGTCTCTCGATGAAAGTTAAAGGCAACGGTAAGCCTACAAGTATTTCCGTAAAGGCGATTCGTCCCTTGCCTTCCAACATGTATCTAAAATCGCAGGCCAAGGTCATGACGGCTCCTCCTCCCATCGCATAACCGGTAACTTCCGCAAGAAGAGGCTTATCGAATCGAAGCATCTGACCGAAGGAAAGTACAATTTGTCCCATCTCCTCCGTAAGCTTTACTCTGGGAGTGTTCAGAATATTTTCGGCGTCCACGCCGTTGGAAAAAAATTTTTCGTTATCGGATGTCAAGACCGCTGCCCGAATGCTTTCATCGGCTTGGATCTCTTTAAGAATTTCTTCTAATTCAATTAAATTGGTTCTTGTCAGGGAATTTTGTTCGTTCGTTTGGATTTTAATGAATTCGGCACAACCATTTTTAAGTTCGATCTTTTCGCGAAAATAATTCATAGGACAAAATTTATTCGGGTAGATCGAAGTTATCCACTCAAAATTTTCGGATCGATCCCTAAATATCGGCGATTTTGGGATTGATTCGAGTGATGGACAGACTTTGTCGAATAAATTTATCGTTAATCGACAGCAAACGATCTTTTTTACCATCTTTTCTGTCTGATATACGATGCTTCCGCTACCGGACAAAAGTATGAATTCCTCCAAAATAAAAAATTTCGGTCTGAAGCGTACCATTGATTCAATTCGTTCGGAGACGCGAACCCGTTATGTCGATAATCTTGATTCTAAAAAATTTTCGTAAACGTATGATGGCGGAGAAAATAAAATCCGAAATAGTTGCTTGGATCATGTCATCTATCGGATCGAATCCTTCATCCGAATATGCAATGAAAGATTCTAGAATGTTTTTTTATCGTAGCATGATCGTTCGTTCGATTTGCACTATCTTTCTTTCGGCTACGGCATTGGGTTGCTTACCGGCGGCCTGTAATGCTGTGGCGGATTCTAAGCAGAATAGTGCCGAAATTTCGGAGCTAGAGAAAATTCAAATCGGGGGTGTAGATCAATGGTTGTTTTCTCAGGGCAAGGATCGAAATAATCCCGTCCTTTTGATTCTTCACGGGGGACCCGGTGCAGGTTCGATCGGATTCGCTCGTTATCTTTATACTGAATTGGAAAAGCAATTTATCGTCGTAAATTGGGATCAGAGAGGAGCGGGAAAATCTTATTCCTTGTTCATGTCCGATGTCACACCCGAAACGTATCTCTCCGATACGAGGGAGGTCATCTCGTTTCTGAAACGAAAATTTAATGTTCCTAAAATCTATCTAATGGGACATTCCTGGGGAGGTTATTTGGGGGCAATAATCGCTAACCGTTATCCGGAGGATTTATTCGCATATATCGGAATCGGACCGGTCGTGAACGGCGAGCAAAGTGTCGCGATCTCCTATAAGTTCGTCCTTGAGAACGGAAGAAAGAACCCTGAAGTATCGGACAAGGTAAAAGATTTAACGCAAGAGGAATATTTAAAAAACCGCAGATTTTGGCTGAATCAGTTCGGAGTAGGAATGTTTCGCGATACCCAACGATACGATGAGGATAGATTCCTCCGGGGCCTGATGGAGAACTCTCCGGATTCGATATGATAACGTATCTTCCGGGAATATGGAGATCTTCGTCCAGAATTCGTCCGTTTTTTTTTCAAATGAATCTGTTTAAGCAGGCTCCTTCTATCCTGGTGCCCGTTTATTTTTTTACCGGAAAATATGATTATTATAATCCGGAAGAGATTCTTGCGAAATACGTAGACGTCCTCGAGGCACCTAAGAAAACTTTCTACTCGTTTGATTGTTGTGCGCACGCGCCTCATTTCGAGGCCATTGTCGATTTTGCCGAACGGATGAAGCGTGTTAAACTCGATACGTTTAAAAAATAATCGAATCCGGATTCGTTATCGAAAAATATGATTCCTTTCTTACGCATGTTTCCTTGGAAGAGGTTCGATTCGGAACTTATCCGAAACTATGAATTATAGTCATAAAAAATAAGTGGTTTTTGATTTCAAGAATACTTCTCTCTACGGAAGTACATGGCGTTTTCCATAGTGGAGGCAAGTAAATATTAAGTGAAATTCAATCGATGCTAAAAAATCGAATCTACGAAGGTTTGCAGCCTAAGAATGCCGCAATCGTACTCGTTTTTGATCTTTAAATTGAAATTAAAAATCGATCGACCTGGCCGGTCGGATGTAGGCAGGCAACGGCGTCAGTTCGACGGAAAACAAAGAAAGCGTCGGATTTTTGCTTAAGGACGTTCGGACCAGATTCGATTGCGTATTCTGCTTAGCGAGACGGGCGTGATTCCTAAATAGGAGGCTATATAATGCTGAGGTATTCGCTTCACAATTTCGGGATGGTTTCTTATTAGATCTAAATATCGTTCTTCCGGCGTGTCTTTGATTCTTGATAGAAATAATCGGATGTAATTAGTGACTCTCGATAAAAGAAAATCTATTAGATAATCTTTAAATTCTTCGTGTTTATTATATAACATTAATGCATCCTCTCGACGTAACGAAAATAGTCGGGAAGGTTCGACGCTTTCCAGAAAAAATGGACTAGGAGAAGAGGATTTGAAGCTTTCCATCGAGGTAACGGTTTGGCATTCGAAGAAAAATTGAAACGTAATTTCCTTATTATTATCGTTAAACCCCAAGCGGAGGCATCCTTGATCCAGGAAATACACGTACTTCGCTATCTCTCCTTGGCTCAGGAGTAATTTTTTTGCGGGAATAATTTCTTCTTTGAACATATGTTCATACTCGTCCCAATGTTTTTCGAAGAAGGGAAAATCCGATTTTATTTTTTCTAACATATTGATCGCCGCCTGCCGGCCTTATCGCGCTAGAGTCGAAACGAAAGTATTTCCGAAATATCTATATCCGATCGATCATAAATCTCAAGCTTAATTAACGCATTCCTGCTCAACGATCTGAGAAATCGGGATATTTACGACCTAAATCGTCGATTTCGAACCATACGGGTATTCCTACTTGACGAATTCCGAATGATCATCGATCGTTCTTACATGTTTCTTCTAAGTCAGGAATCGGGTTCTCCTATTCTAATATGGCCGGAATTTTCGTGGACTCCGTTTATCAATGGACTCATCTTTTTGGTTCTCCTCGTTACTACGATCTACTTTGTTCAAAAGTCGATTAATCGTAGGAACCGACTGGAAAAATCTTTTCGGCAAAAAATCTTGGCCAACTTACATTTATATGAATTCAATAATAAGGATGTGAATCTTTTTCACGAATTTTTAGATCGAATTTCTTATTCCGAATTGAAGAGACTCGCCGAGGATCCGGCTTGGTACCGGAAATATTTTCTTCCGGAGTTTCTGCCCTTCTTGGCAAATCATAGCAACCTTCCCGCATGGAAGGACGTTTTACTCGTGCAATCCTTGGATCATCTGATTCAGACTTCGAGTCCGTTACCGAAAAATAATTTTCAGGCCCTTT
The Leptospira inadai serovar Lyme str. 10 genome window above contains:
- a CDS encoding heavy metal-binding domain-containing protein, whose product is MEVSRLKETPEYEFFCPKHEQIVQSYPGRCPICSLILIRREKSEKFDSASFGFPKHLGKSEVLQVPLIPLS
- a CDS encoding FecR family protein, encoding MKKISVLIIVSCITFSTCDCGKGKIESPNGVINFLSGTVNIQRGEQIMKPVVSQEIKAGDILITGDRSVVMIVFGENSSVLEIQSNSRFNFSDIKSEKVFFQEKGSSWISTNKLLKGEAVTLQTPTVTAGVRGTKFYTGIHDDMTFICHCEGKVESENRLSHFKKVNDGDYLSVTKGDKTIYLTPKDLQKSNIPYDHDHSELENSPLGNRNTMSPEDVKKVVELVKKKLASN
- a CDS encoding enoyl-CoA hydratase/isomerase family protein codes for the protein MNYFREKIELKNGCAEFIKIQTNEQNSLTRTNLIELEEILKEIQADESIRAAVLTSDNEKFFSNGVDAENILNTPRVKLTEEMGQIVLSFGQMLRFDKPLLAEVTGYAMGGGAVMTLACDFRYMLEGKGRIAFTEILVGLPLPLTFIERLRETVDPRCLNEMCLLGKLYKATEAKETNLINEVASTRIDLRKIVIKKLEEVMGIAPSAYRRTKQAMNKAVLSRFEENLTFTKKSLEDPIVVSNLLEAMTALKEKRRPKLV
- a CDS encoding alpha/beta hydrolase, with product MSIILILKNFRKRMMAEKIKSEIVAWIMSSIGSNPSSEYAMKDSRMFFYRSMIVRSICTIFLSATALGCLPAACNAVADSKQNSAEISELEKIQIGGVDQWLFSQGKDRNNPVLLILHGGPGAGSIGFARYLYTELEKQFIVVNWDQRGAGKSYSLFMSDVTPETYLSDTREVISFLKRKFNVPKIYLMGHSWGGYLGAIIANRYPEDLFAYIGIGPVVNGEQSVAISYKFVLENGRKNPEVSDKVKDLTQEEYLKNRRFWLNQFGVGMFRDTQRYDEDRFLRGLMENSPDSI
- a CDS encoding alpha/beta fold hydrolase, translating into MITYLPGIWRSSSRIRPFFFQMNLFKQAPSILVPVYFFTGKYDYYNPEEILAKYVDVLEAPKKTFYSFDCCAHAPHFEAIVDFAERMKRVKLDTFKK
- a CDS encoding Crp/Fnr family transcriptional regulator, whose amino-acid sequence is MLEKIKSDFPFFEKHWDEYEHMFKEEIIPAKKLLLSQGEIAKYVYFLDQGCLRLGFNDNNKEITFQFFFECQTVTSMESFKSSSPSPFFLESVEPSRLFSLRREDALMLYNKHEEFKDYLIDFLLSRVTNYIRLFLSRIKDTPEERYLDLIRNHPEIVKRIPQHYIASYLGITPVSLSRIRNRIWSERP